The Fibrobacter sp. genome includes a region encoding these proteins:
- a CDS encoding M3 family oligoendopeptidase: MKREFVPENLNVDDVNAVTQLFQTLLDENIPNDAKALRAWIMKWSELGSVLSEVSCRRYVAMTCNTADEAAAKAYETFVENIDPVSSEFDDKLNKKLMAHPAKDLLKDEFGVWFKSLQVSLDLFSPENIPLETEEVKAVQAYQKITGGMSVEFDGEVKTMQQMSAYLERTDRDLRERAWRTMWDRRLQDKEALDESFDKLFAIRNKIAKNAHCKDFIDYIYLAKRRFDYTPAHCRDFHESVEKLVLPLLKEIYKKRAAKMGLEKLRPWDLAVDPLNRAPLKPYESGTELIEKVDQIFESLNPQAGKWARQMQAQNLIDPDSRLGKAPGGYQIGFDESRLPFIFMNSAKTDRDIYTLLHESGHSFHQFALANQPILAYRDVPSEFAEVASMSMELIGTNNLKPFYGDDSAAIARSVEGELEDVIWLFPWVASIDSFQHELYSRPNHTAKDREEIWLKIMDRYDAGVDYSGLEKVKANFWQKQLHLFECPFYYIEYGIAQLGALQVWANYKKDPQKAFEDLFKAESLGYSVSVPKMFETANIKFDFTAKTIEPLMQVVWDELSKF; the protein is encoded by the coding sequence ATGAAACGTGAATTTGTACCAGAAAACTTGAACGTAGATGACGTAAACGCTGTAACACAGTTGTTCCAGACTCTGCTTGACGAAAACATTCCCAATGATGCCAAGGCTCTCCGCGCTTGGATCATGAAATGGAGCGAACTTGGTTCTGTGCTGAGCGAAGTCAGCTGCCGCCGCTATGTGGCCATGACTTGCAACACCGCCGACGAAGCTGCCGCAAAGGCTTACGAAACATTCGTCGAAAACATTGACCCGGTGTCCAGTGAATTTGATGACAAATTAAACAAGAAGCTGATGGCTCACCCGGCAAAGGATTTGCTGAAGGATGAATTCGGTGTCTGGTTCAAGAGCCTCCAGGTTTCCCTGGACTTGTTCTCCCCCGAAAATATTCCGCTGGAAACTGAAGAAGTCAAGGCTGTTCAGGCATACCAGAAAATCACTGGCGGCATGAGCGTTGAATTCGATGGCGAAGTCAAGACCATGCAACAGATGAGCGCCTACCTGGAACGCACTGACCGCGACCTCCGCGAACGCGCCTGGCGCACCATGTGGGACCGTCGCCTTCAGGACAAGGAAGCCTTGGATGAATCCTTTGATAAGTTGTTCGCAATCCGCAACAAGATTGCAAAGAACGCTCACTGCAAGGACTTCATCGACTACATCTATCTCGCCAAGCGTCGTTTCGATTACACTCCTGCACACTGCCGCGACTTCCACGAAAGCGTCGAGAAGTTGGTGCTTCCGCTGTTGAAGGAAATCTACAAGAAGCGTGCCGCAAAGATGGGCCTTGAAAAGCTCCGCCCGTGGGACCTTGCCGTGGACCCGCTGAACCGTGCCCCGCTTAAGCCTTACGAATCCGGTACGGAACTCATTGAAAAGGTGGACCAGATTTTTGAAAGTCTGAATCCTCAGGCTGGCAAGTGGGCTCGCCAGATGCAAGCCCAGAATCTCATCGATCCCGACTCCCGCTTGGGCAAGGCCCCGGGCGGATACCAGATTGGTTTCGACGAAAGCCGCCTCCCCTTCATCTTCATGAATTCCGCAAAGACGGACCGCGACATCTACACTTTGCTCCACGAATCCGGACATTCCTTCCATCAGTTCGCTTTGGCCAACCAGCCCATCCTCGCCTACCGCGATGTTCCTTCTGAATTTGCAGAAGTGGCCAGCATGAGCATGGAACTGATCGGTACGAACAACTTAAAGCCGTTCTATGGAGACGATTCCGCAGCCATCGCCCGCAGTGTCGAAGGTGAACTTGAAGATGTCATTTGGCTCTTCCCCTGGGTGGCAAGCATCGATAGCTTCCAGCACGAACTTTACAGCCGTCCCAACCACACCGCCAAGGACCGCGAAGAAATCTGGCTCAAGATCATGGACCGTTACGATGCGGGCGTCGATTACAGCGGCCTGGAAAAGGTAAAGGCAAACTTCTGGCAGAAGCAGCTTCATTTGTTCGAATGCCCGTTCTACTACATCGAATACGGCATCGCTCAGTTGGGCGCCCTCCAGGTGTGGGCAAACTACAAGAAGGACCCGCAAAAGGCCTTCGAAGACCTCTTCAAGGCAGAAAGTCTGGGTTATAGCGTGTCTGTGCCAAAAATGTTCGAGACCGCAAACATCAAGTTCGACTTCACTGCGAAGACCATCGAGCCCTTGATGCAGGTCGTCTGGGATGAGCTGAGCAAGTTCTAA
- a CDS encoding amidophosphoribosyltransferase, with protein MGGFCGVISKSDCVTDLFFGTDYHSHLGTHRGGMAVLKADGNFHRSIHNIQNTPFRSKFENDFAKFAGNVGLGVISDTDPQPLVMTCKLGTFALVTVGLISNIEDLKNELFQNNCMQLQYSTTSGMVGPTEVVSALIATQNSIVEGLNYVQQKIKGSCSVLVMDSNGKLYASRDKWGRTPIIVGRKDGAVIAVQESCALPNLGYDHLRDLGPGEIAELTTEGINTLVEPGKKMAICSFLWVYYGYPASAYEGRNVEMTRYRCGSALAKRTPTEADAACGIPDSGTSHALGYAHEAGIKFARPFVKYTPTWARSFMPQDQRQREHVASMKLIPIPGLIDNKRLVFCDDSIVRGTQLGKQAEKLYSMGCKETHMRIACPPLVYPCKFINFSRSKSVYDLITRRYIREKEGENADLDKYTNPDSQEYKDMVDYIRRNLNLTTLAFQRIDDLIQAIGLPEDQLCTFCWTGKDYAETGDCYHCPCHADEEK; from the coding sequence TTCTTCGGAACCGACTATCATTCTCATCTTGGCACTCATCGCGGCGGTATGGCTGTTTTGAAGGCCGATGGCAACTTCCATCGTTCCATTCACAACATCCAGAACACCCCGTTCCGCAGCAAGTTCGAAAACGACTTTGCAAAGTTTGCCGGTAACGTTGGTCTCGGCGTTATTTCTGACACCGACCCGCAGCCGCTCGTCATGACCTGCAAGCTGGGCACTTTCGCCCTGGTCACCGTAGGCCTCATCAGCAACATCGAAGACCTGAAGAACGAACTGTTCCAGAACAACTGCATGCAGCTCCAGTATTCTACCACCAGCGGTATGGTCGGTCCTACCGAAGTGGTCTCCGCTTTGATCGCCACCCAGAACTCCATCGTCGAAGGTTTGAACTACGTTCAGCAGAAGATCAAGGGTAGCTGCTCAGTGCTCGTTATGGACAGCAACGGCAAGCTCTACGCCTCCCGCGACAAGTGGGGCCGTACCCCGATTATCGTGGGCCGTAAGGATGGTGCAGTCATCGCCGTTCAGGAAAGCTGCGCTCTCCCCAACCTGGGCTACGACCACCTCCGCGATCTCGGTCCTGGTGAAATTGCAGAACTCACCACCGAAGGCATCAACACTCTCGTTGAACCCGGCAAGAAGATGGCAATCTGTTCCTTCCTGTGGGTTTACTACGGCTATCCGGCATCTGCCTACGAAGGCCGCAATGTTGAAATGACCCGTTACCGCTGCGGCAGCGCTCTCGCTAAGCGTACTCCTACTGAAGCCGACGCAGCTTGCGGTATTCCTGACTCCGGTACTTCTCACGCCCTCGGTTACGCACACGAAGCCGGCATCAAGTTCGCACGTCCGTTCGTCAAGTACACTCCCACATGGGCACGTTCCTTCATGCCTCAGGACCAGCGCCAGCGTGAACACGTGGCTTCCATGAAGCTCATTCCTATTCCGGGTCTCATCGACAACAAGCGCCTGGTGTTCTGCGACGACTCCATCGTCCGCGGTACTCAGCTGGGTAAGCAGGCTGAAAAGCTTTACTCCATGGGCTGTAAGGAAACCCATATGCGTATCGCTTGCCCGCCGCTGGTTTACCCCTGTAAGTTCATCAACTTCTCTCGTTCCAAGAGTGTGTACGACTTGATCACTCGTCGTTACATCCGTGAAAAGGAAGGTGAAAACGCAGATCTGGACAAGTACACCAACCCGGATTCCCAGGAATACAAGGACATGGTGGACTACATCCGTCGCAACCTGAACCTCACCACTCTGGCTTTCCAGCGCATCGACGACCTCATCCAGGCCATCGGTCTTCCGGAAGATCAGCTGTGCACCTTCTGCTGGACCGGTAAGGACTACGCAGAAACTGGCGACTGCTATCACTGCCCCTGCCACGCTGACGAAGAAAAGTAA